In Xenopus laevis strain J_2021 chromosome 2S, Xenopus_laevis_v10.1, whole genome shotgun sequence, a genomic segment contains:
- the uspl1.S gene encoding SUMO-specific isopeptidase USPL1: protein MNKVSQWVTAMASETPGSTVSLLGHGSILDKSSLHTVGCLGKNVDLSAAPEGGYCPVCEAKGQLQALRTYRINFTQSIYLCANPQCIYPLGYTPLDNIIANTADLKKHHSPGKPKKRHILDNPVTINSAKKHKTDTFISGQYISESLFSSPRIVSYKSVFPCVPKESRTSVPGLSENSQKERSPQPYGMYGVSVCKSESALWDFSKQPGHLQHDFNEFHKGSVQHQVMGMATASMNGPSPLKLNAPATKDPYTLSQPVIAINDPQTRINQKSEAGISGVLNGYPKAEADMGCSLSVLSTCAPLCDPGLRSLTLVHKQSDIPSSSYSGVCLKAAPEAPLLLDAALYDSSEKVVPEESSLFEINFSETCSKVQDGEKCLPSSTLPRENSPMEENGLKDKSGSFIKNALLEKVEPEGVPLLEDNKGQIIVETSACSQLSIINEMSNLHRKNKSSDSCQPVRENHLELPRDGNDGNVYHSTSNVNAVVNCSDVKSLLLTPLPEVIATELSKSNRQSTCKPQGVPLQQCNLCSEQKDEDITLMELPNSLHSEPAEEEDCENKISYGSSLLNVETISDLCKKRNNQIHSSSQSVEDLVTDMSDSNLCNDIDFKAGTKISLEETTAPSCSQPEQIVLNSHPISDPAVTCLIRDTGPEILVEESGPISKELNMSNVSPDLNPMKEMDDMSQNNVLADLLNSLSSETCNEEEASDIEPNSSSLSDGKRFPLYHKTSSLTHSEPEATASTILASFSSVLESSDSINQEKAPVTIFAHPEQTKLYSHEASKTTVSPCLSHSAGEALHISDTPGMGCIPVCEEPTVVQDMSNVNPLRASLDTTLGNSDVEREKQNESFETDCSSMLTDDSIKDPKDGEVVAYLPKGSLENFCLDVKSNCSGNTSSSSIHEALNDALTNHSVEHGSQDALCEKKLLQWKNTLFLCWLDCILSALVHSASLNSIVAQHESAENSLIHHLLEKYKEANSLIQRTGKQEPPKNMSLAENILNKVRMTIFDAIKPSLKCELGDKESPVFALPLLLQRDPEIESCFVHSGVWKFTCKQCGYQYQNKCKRTVTTFTKILPEWTPLNAIHRSPCNNCLDTDQRRTFCIEKIHDIFIIHFVEGLPSNDLGMYSFQFDGYLYEVRTVIQYREDHFSCWIAKEDGTWLESDDMKGYFCIKQNSFEVPASEMHVVMWERKASNATGANNTMAPETENKVLNSLSASPVSLPPTLHQSALAALNAAPSLLKQTPDAPNILSGMEGYRDDDIITLTEIPIDASANVINNNSEAGQQQPIAFDEQLQPPLSSLVTQSVSAYISTSDGQCDQNPCSGTMQDNSFADVLSPAPSGPSLPANSSTPIPNSFRSKKAFIGSWMKSLQNKTPLFLPSNVPSANKKTPPIPGLLLKTTDLQASNKQAQCFDGFKVKRVSNSVNLNNYLGIGPTKDNSATPKTVVSSKIFQPLGSDRLKNGQMGLGNTKDLAKNRSLSNEDKVLRLRLKLLKKLKAKKNELATLDMLGKSQAGKDRSSRPLELSSAKRREQLRGYFHELQDQIDNADTESVCTMSSSTSLCSSPGDVEFFAELFSPPPTNTAQQDSMDDSSFLEMYVEGYNPSCADYGTNKTASKEALQSTISISQLSPRHTNSSSVGNIFHDMLSTSTMQMLNEEYFSHFDNMF, encoded by the exons ATGAATAAAGTAAGCCAATGGGTCACAGCGATGGCTTCAGAGACTCCTGGATCTACAGTGTCACTGCTTGGACATGGGTCTATTTTAGATAAATCTTCCCTCCACACAGTGGGGTGCTTGGGAAAA AATGTTGACCTCAGTGCAGCTCCTGAAGGTGGATATTGCCCTGTATGCGAGGCCAAAGGTCAGCTGCAAGCTCTCCGGACTTATCGCATTAATTTCACTCAGTCGATATATCTCTGTGCTAATCCACAG TGCATATATCCCTTGGGATACACACCTCTGGATAACATAATTGCAAACACAGCTGATCTAAAGAAACACCATAGCCCAGGCAAGCCGAAGAAGCGGCATATTTTAGATAACCCTGTAACAATTAACTCTGCGAAGAAGCACAAGACTGATACTTTCATCTCTGGTCAATACATTTCAGAAAGCCTATTTTCATCTCCACGAATTGTAAGCTACAAATCAGTGTTTCCCTGTGTGCCTAAAGAATCTCGAACAAGTGTACCTGGCCTTTCAGAGAATAGTCAGAAAGAGAGAAGTCCACAGCCGTATGGAATGTACGGAGTTTCCGTTTGCAAATCTGAATCTGCTCTATGGGACTTTTCAAAACAACCTGGTCACTTGCAAcatgacttcaatgagtttcacaAAGGATCTGTACAACATCAAGTTATGGGAATGGCCACTGCATCAATGAATGGCCCCTCTCCTTTAAAATTGAATGCACCTGCTACTAAAGATCCATATACACTATCGCAACCTGTGATTGCTATTAATGATCCACAAACACGTATAAACCAAAAGTCAGAGGCTGGAATATCTGGGGTTTTAAATGGATATCCAAAGGCTGAAGCTGATATGGGCTGTTCATTGTCTGTCCTTAGCACTTGTGCACCTCTTTGCGACCCTGGTTTAAGATCTCTAACTCTGGTACATAAACAGAGTGATATACCAAGTTCCTCCTACAGTGGCGTTTGTCTTAAAGCAGCACCAGAGGCACCTCTATTATTAGATGCTGCCTTGTATGACAGCAGTGAGAAAGTGGTACCAGAGGAAAGCTCGTTGTTCGAAATTAACTTTTCAGAAACCTGTAGTAAAGTACAAGATGGTGAGAAATGTTTGCCTTCATCCACGTTGCCTAGAGAAAATTCTCCAATGGAAGAGAATGGCCTGAAAGATAAATCCGGTTCATTCATCAAAAATGCTTTACTTGAGAAAGTAGAACCAGAGGGAGTACCGTTGCTGGAAGACAATAAAGGTCAAATTATAGTTGAAACATCCGCATGCAGTCAATTGTCCATAATAAATGAAATGTCTAACcttcatagaaaaaataaatcttcAGATTCGTGTCAGCCCGTCCGTGAGAATCATCTTGAGCTTCCAAGAGATGGAAATGATGGCAATGTGTACCATAGTACAAGCAATGTTAATGCTGTTGTGAATTGCAGTGATGTTAAGAGCCTGCTGCTAACTCCACTGCCAGAGGTTATAGCTACAGAACTATCCAAGAGCAACAGACAAAGCACTTGTAAACCTCAAGGTGTGCCTCTTCAGCAGTGTAACCTTTGTTCTGAGCAAAAAGACGAAGACATTACATTGATGGAGTTGCCTAACTCTTTGCATAGCGAACCAGCTGAGGAGGAAgattgtgaaaataaaatttcATATGGAAGTTCATTATTGAATGTGGAAACTATATCTGACTTGTGTAAGAAACGAAACAATCAAATTCATTCTTCATCACAATCCGTGGAAGACTTGGTTACAGACATGTCTGATAGCAACCTGTGCAACGATATTGATTTCAAAGCTGGTACCAAAATAAGTTTGGAAGAAACTACAGCACCAAGTTGTTCGCAGCCAGAACAGATTGTGCTGAACAGCCATCCCATTTCTGATCCTGCAGTTACTTGTCTGATTCGTGACACTGGACCTGAAATATTGGTGGAGGAGTCTGGTCCAATTTCTAAGGAACTCAATATGAGCAATGTAAGCCCagatttaaatccaatgaaaGAAATGGATGATATGTCTCAGAACAATGTACTGGCTGATTTGTTGAACTCTTTAAGCAGTGAAACTTGTAATGAGGAAGAAGCTAGTGATATAGAACCTAATTCAAGTTCTTTATCCGATGGGAAAAGATTTCCTTTATATCACAAAACGAGTAGCCTGACACATTCTGAGCCTGAAGCAACAGCAAGCACAATTTTAGCCTCTTTTAGCTCTGTTTTGGAAAGCAGTGATAGCATTAATCAGGAGAAAGCTCCAGTAACCATTTTTGCACACCCAGAGCAGACTAAGTTGTACAGCCATGAGGCCTCTAAAACTACAGTCTCCCCTTGTTTATCTCATAGTGCTGGAGAGGCATTACACATTTCTGATACACCAGGGATGGGGTGCATTCCTGTGTGTGAGGAACCCACTGTTGTACAAGATATGAGCAATGTAAATCCATTGAGAGCATCTCTTGATACTACTCTGGGCAATTCAGATGTTGaaagagaaaagcaaaatgaGAGCTTTGAAACAGACTGTTCTTCAATGCTTACTGATGATTCCATCAAAGACCCAAAGGATGGAGAAGTTGTAGCGTATTTGCCAAAGGGGAGCTTGGAAAACTTCTGTCTCGACGTAAAATCAAACTGCTCAGGGAATACATCTTCATCAAGTATTCATGAAGCCTTAAATGATGCCCTGACAAACCATTCTGTGGAACATGGTTCCCAGGATGCCCTATGTGAAAAAAAGCTACTCCAGTGGAAAAACACCCTGTTTCTCTGCTGGCTGGACTGCATATTGTCTGCCCTGGTGCATTCGGCTAGCCTGAACAGTATTGTGGCACAGCATGAGTCTGCAGAAAACTCACTCATTCACCATCTGCTGGAGAAATACAAGGAGGCCAATTCATTGATACAAAGAACAGGCAAACAAG AACCTCCAAAGAATATGTCTCTGGCtgaaaacattctaaataaaGTCCGAATGACCATCTTTGATGCAATAAAGCCCTCCTTAAAATGTGAATTGG GAGATAAAGAGAGCCCTGTGTTTGCTTTGCCATTACTCCTGCAGCGGGACCCAGAGATAGAATCCTGTTTTGTGCACTCTGGTGTATGGAAATTTACATGCAAGCAATGTGGCTACCAATACCAAAATAa GTGCAAACGGACTGTTACTACATTCACTAAGATCCTTCCTGAATGGACACCCTTAAATGCTATCCATAGATCGCCATGCAACAACTGCCTGGATACGGATCAGAGACGCACATTTTGTATAGAAAA GATCCATGACATATTCATAATTCACTTTGTGGAAGGCCTGCCAAGCAATGATTTAGGCATGTACTCGTTTCAGTTTGACGGATACCTGTATGAAGTCAGAACTGTAATCCAATATAGAGAAGATCATTTCTCATGTTGGATTGCTAAAGAGGATG GTACATGGCTGGAATCTGATGACATGAAAGGGTATTTCTGCATAAAGCAGAACAGTTTTGAGGTTCCTGCTTCAGAAATGCATGTTGTAATGTGGGAAAGGAAGGCTAGCAACGCTACTGGAGCAAACAATACAATGGCTCCTGAAACAGAAAACAAAGTACTGAATTCTTTATCAGCATCACCAGTTTCTTTACCTCCGACCCTGCATCAATCTGCTTTAGCTGCTCTAAATGCTGCACCATCACTTCTAAAACAGACCCCAGATGCTCCCAACATACTCTCAGGAATGGAGGGTTATCGTGATGATGATATCATAACACTGACTGAAATTCCAATCGATGCTTCGGCTAATGTGATTAACAACAACTCTGAGGCAGGCCAGCAACAACCAATTGCCTTTGATGAACAATTACAGCCTCCTCTTTCATCCCTTGTAACCCAGTCTGTCTCTGCCTATATTTCAACTTCTGATGGGCAATGTGACCAAAATCCATGTTCTGGCACCATGCAGGACAACTCTTTTGCTGATGTTCTTTCCCCTGCCCCTAGCGGCCCCAGTCTCCCTGCCAACTCCAGTACTCCCATCCCTAACAGTTTCCGTtcaaaaaaagcctttattggaagcTGGATGAAGAGTCTGCAGAATAAAACCCCGCTGTTCCTGCCATCTAATGTGCCCAGTGCAAATAAGAAGACTCCTCCAATTCCAGGTCTGCTGCTGAAGACCACAGACTTACAGGCATCTAATAAACAGGCCCAGTGCTTTGATGGTTTTAAAGTTAAGCGTGTCAGTAATTCAGTCAACTTAAACAATTATCTTGGTATAGGTCCCACAAAGGATAATTCTGCTACACCTAAAACTGTTGTGTCTAGCAAAATATTCCAGCCCCTCGGCTCAGATCGACTCAAGAATGGGCAGATGGGACTTGGCAATACCAAAGACTTGGCCAAAAACAGATCTTTGTCTAATGAGGATAAGGTCCTTAGACTTAgactaaagctgctaaaaaagcTGAAGGCTAAGAAAAATGAACTGGCCACATTAGATATGCTTGGAAAGTCACAGGCTGGTAAAGATCGGAGCAGCCGTCCGCTGGAGTTGAGCAGCGCCAAGAGGCGTGAGCAATTACGTGGATACTTCCATGAACTCCAAGACCAAATAGATAATGCCGACACTGAATCCGTGTGCACAATGAGCTCCAGCACGTCGCTATGCAGCAGTCCAGGAGATGTGGAGTTCTTTGCAGAATTATTCTCACCGCCCCCTACAAATACTGCACAGCAGGACAGCATGGATGACAGTAGTTTTTTAGAGATGTATGTAGAAGGTTACAACCCCTCCTGTGCTGATTATGGAACCAATAAAACCGCTAGTAAAGAAGCCTTGCAGAGCACCATCAGTATCAGTCAATTAAGTCCTCGACATACCAACAGCTCCAGTGTGGGAAACATCTTCCATGACATGCTTTCAACCTCCACAATGCAAATGCTGAATGAggaatatttttcacattttgacaATATGTTTTAA